A window of the Hordeum vulgare subsp. vulgare chromosome 5H, MorexV3_pseudomolecules_assembly, whole genome shotgun sequence genome harbors these coding sequences:
- the LOC123453117 gene encoding protein DEFECTIVE IN EXINE FORMATION 1 translates to MRPLLALAVCALLAAGAAAAGEDASNTTNKFRQREASDDMLGYPHLDEDALLSTKCPKHVELRWQTEVSSSIYASPLIADINSDGKLEVVVPSFVHYLEVLEGSDGDKLPGWPAFHQSNVHSSPLLYDIDKDGTREIVLATYNGVVNFFRISGYLMMDKLEVPRRKVHKDWYVGLNPDPVDRSHPDVNDSSIAKQAASEESHSDIQHKSVGDESSKEPQSRSTTNTPQGADPLKHPSEVQSAETKPNSTAEKENPELPKNPKTTTESASHAQRRLLQTADKSDDQTGSAETHGSDAGTTGKATVENDEPLEDEANASFDLFRDAEDLPEEYSYDYDDYVNDTWWGDEDWTEQEHEKAEDYVSIDAHILSTPVIADIDNDGVQEMVIAVSYFFDREYYDNAEHLKELGGIDTGKYIASSIVVFNLDTKQVKWTAELDLSTESGKFLAHAYSSPTVVDLDGDGNLDILVGTSYGLFYVLDHHGKTRKNFPLEMAEIHAPVIAADINDDGKIEMVTADVHGNVAAWTAEGDEIWEVHLKSLVPQRPTVGDVNGDGHTDVVVPTVSGNIYVLSGKDGSKVQPFPYRTHGRIMSPVLLVDMSKRGEKTQGLTLATTSFDGYLYLIEGSSGCADVVDIGETSYTMVLADNVDGGDDLDLIVTTMNGNVFCFSTPSPHHPLKEWRSSNQGRNNAAYRHNRQGIYVKHGSRAFRDEEGKHFWVEFEIVDKYRVPYGNQAPYNVTVTLLVPGNYQGDRRIVVSQVYNEPGHKRMQLPTVPVRTTGTVLVEMVDKHGLHFADEYSLTFHVHYFKLLKWLVVLPMLGMFLVLVILRPQEGAPLPSFSRNNID, encoded by the exons ATGCGTCCCCTCCTCGCCCTCGCCGTGTGCGCCCTCCTCGCGGCGGGCGCGGCCGCCGCGGGGGAGGATGCTTCCAACACGACCAACAAGTTCCGCCAGCGCGAGGCCAGCGACGACATGCTCGGCTACCCCCACCT TGATGAAGATGCATTGTTGAGTACCAAGTGTCCAAAACACGTGGAGCTGAGATGGCAGACCGAAGTTAGTTCCAGCATTTATGCAAGTCCACTGATTGCTGATATCAACAG TGATGGAAAGCTGGAAGTAGTGGTGCCATCATTTGTCCATTACTTAGAAGTGCTTGAAGGTTCCGATGGAGACAAACTACCAG GATGGCCTGCGTTTCACCAGTCAAATGTTCATTCAAGTCCTCTTCTCTATGACATTGACAAGGATGGCACACGGGAAATAGTGTTGGCTACTTACAACGGTGTAGTGAATTTCTTCAG GATATCAGGTTATCTGATGATGGACAAGCTAGAGGTACCTCGTAGGAAAGTTCATAAAGATTGGTATGTTGGACTAAATCCAGATCCAGTAGATCGTTCCCACCCGGATGTTAATGACAGTTCAATTGCGAAACAAGCTGCTTCTGAGGAATCTCACTCAGACATTCAGCACAAATCGGTTGGTGATGAATCTTCAAAGGAACCTCAGTCAC GAAGTACAACCAACACACCACAGGGAGCTGATCCCTTGAAACATCCATCTGAGGTACAGTCGGCCGAAACAAAACCTAATTCTACCGCTGAAAAGGAGAATCCAGAGTTGCCAAAAAATCCGAAAACCACAACAGAGAGTGCATCACATGCTCAGAGAAGGTTGCTTCAAACagcagataaaagtgatgatcaaaCGGGAAGTGCAGAAACTCATGGTAGTGATGCAGGAACAACAGGAAAAGCAACTGTTGAAAATGACGAGCCTTTAGAGGACGAAGCTAATGCATCATTTGATTTGTTCCGGGATGCAGAAGATCTCCCTGAAGAGTACAGTTATGATTATGATGATTATGTTAATGATACCTGGTGGGGAGACGAGGATTGGACAGAACAAGAGCATGAGAAAGCGGAAGATTATGTGAGCATAGATGCTCACATATTGTCGACCCCA GTAATTGCAGATATTGACAACGACGGTGTACAAGAAATGGTTATTGCTGTATCTTACTTCTTTGACCGCGA GTATTATGATAACGCAGAGCATTTAAAAGAGCTAGGAGGGATTGACACAGGAAAATATATTGCAAGCAGTATAGTTGTTTTTAACCTTGATACAAAACAAGTCAAATGGACAGCAGAACTCGATTTGAGCACTGAAAGCGGGAAATTCCTTGCCCATGCATATTCGTCTCCAACTGTGGTTGATTTGGATGGTGATGGAAATTTGGATATCCTTGTTGGAACTTCCTATGGCTTGTTTTATGTTCTTGATCATCACG GTAAGACTAGGAAAAATTTCCCCCTTGAGATGGCTGAGATCCATGCACCAGTCATTGCGGCAGACATCAATGATGATGGTAAGATCGAGATGGTCACTGCTGATGTGCATGGTAATGTAGCAGCTTGGACTGCAGAGGGAGACGAAATCTGGGAGGTGCATCTGAAGAGCCTTGTTCCACAG AGACCTACTGTCGGGGACGTCAATGGAGATGGCCACACCGATGTTGTGGTCCCAACTGTATCTGGAAACATTTACGTTCTTAGTGGAAAGGATGGCTCAAAAGTTCAGCCTTTCCCATATAGAACACATGGAAGGATCATGAGTCCTGTCTTGTTAGTTGACATGAGCAAACGTGGAGAAAAGACGCAAGGACTAACCCTTGCTACTACGTCCTTTGATGGTTATTTGTATTTGATCGAGGGCTCTAGTGGCTGTGCAGATGTTGTTGACATTGGAGAGACCTC GTACACTATGGTTTTGGCTGACAATGTGGATGGTGGAGATGACCTTGATCTGATTGTTACTACCATGAATGGCAATGTCTTTTGCTTTTCCACTCCCTCACCACACCATCCTCTCAAG GAATGGAGATCGTCAAACCAAGGAAGGAATAATGCTGCATATAGGCACAACCGTCAAGGTATTTATGTTAAGCATGGTTCCAGGGCATTCCGTGACGAAGAGGGCAAGCATTTCTGGGTTGAATTTGAGATTGTAGACAAATACAGGGTTCCCTATGGGAATCAAGCTCCTTACAACGTCACG GTAACTTTACTTGTCCCAGGGAATTACCAGGGAGACAGGCGCATTGTGGTCAGTCAAGTCTACAATGAACCAGGACACAAGCGGATGCAGCTCCCCACTGTGCCAGTCAGAACCACAGGAACCGTGCTCGTGGAGATGGTGGACAAACACGGGCTGCATTTCGCCGACGAGTACTCACTCACCTTCCACGTGCACTACTTCAAGCTGCTGAAATGGCTCGTGGTTCTGCCGATGCTTGGGATGTTCCTTGTCCTCGTCATCCTACGGCCCCAAGAAGGTGCACCGTTGCCATCGTTTTCGCGGAACAACATCGATTAG